The region AGGTCAAGCGGTAGGGAATTGGGAATTCATTAAAAATGAAAATCAGGGTGGAAAGTTGAGATAAGTCAATGAGCAAAGCAGCAACATATGTGCAGGCGTGACGACTTGGATTTAAGGGAGATTTCACAGTGGTTGATTAACTCTACCATCCAGAATATTCGGCGGTGGATCACACAAACTGTATAAAATTCGATCTAGATAACAATAAAATTACACTTTGAACACCCAGTGATTCTGCAGTTCTTGGCGCGTACTAAGTAGTTTCTGAAAGTGAAGAACATCTTACAATCATGGTTTACCGTAGATTTAAGAATCTTGAGAGATTCGGCTGCGCTATCACTCAAACCATGTAAAGAAGGGAAGATACTAACTCAAAAAACTGAGGGTTGAGAACCGGATCGTTACCCTAGGATGGAAAAGGATAGACTTGGTCTTATTATGAGTAGTTTGAAGCAAGTTTTGGAGAGCAAAATTTTGGAAAGAATCTGAGAAAGAATATTAGAAAGAGAAGACCTGATTACAAAGAAGAAGAATATATGGTGGTTTCGAGAATTGGGTTTAGAACTGGCTTTTCTCTGGAAGATCAAAATCATCAGCTGAATTAAAAAGATTTTCCTTTAAGATACCAGTTGATCTAATTTTAAAAATATCAATCTGACATATTTTCTCCAGGATGAAACCTTTTACTCATCGAGAAAAATTTTTAAATTTAATTAGGTTAATTTTTAGATATTAAAAGTATAAATAAATGTTTATTAGAATAGCAAAACATTATCGAAACTCGATGATTTCTTCGATGCAAAATATGTATTTATTTCTTTTTACAATTGGAATTTATTTTGTCTACATTCCTTGGAATTTAGAACGATTAAAAATTGCAGAAACTGATTTGGGATTATGGCTTTTTATATTTGGTATTTTTAATCTATTAAGTAACCAAATAACCGGAAGATTAATTGCCCCAAAAATTGGTGCAAAAAATATTATTATAATTGGCACAATTATTCTTTCAATATGTCCTTTTTTACTTGTCTCTGTCAATTCTTATTCTATGTTTATGCTTGTCGCATTACCTTTTGGAATAGCTATTGGCTTTGTATTTCCAACCAATCAAAGTTTAGTTTCGTACATAGAAAGTAAAACAAATAAAATTTATACACCTTTATATCAGGCTTGTATGAGTGCTGGATCGTTATCTGGAGCACTAGTAGCAGCTTACGTGATAAAGAAAGACATTGATCCCCAGATCACATTTGCCGTAATGGGTATTATAATCTTACTGTCTGCTATTGTAGTTTATTTTCTTGGAATGCCAAGAGTTGAGGAAAATAATGATCTCGTAGATAAGTTCAAGTTACCCGAGAGAAAGATATTAATATTTGGTATATTACTGATGATGAATTTTGCAACTCTTGGTATTATTATTGATTGGTCATCTTTATGGTTAACAAAAGATTTAATGGCACCGCTTTTCCTTGGTGGACTAGTCATAGTCTTCTTTAATACAGGTGAGATAATTGCAAGATTAATGGCTAGTTTTATCATTAATTTTTTTGGTGAAAGATTTGTCGGAGGATATTTACCAATTCTTGGTTCTTTAATTTTATTTTTAAGTATATTGACTTCGAACCTATATATAATTATACCTGCATTAGTCCTATTTGGATTATTTACAGCTAACTTCATTTCCATCGTAATACGTCAAGCAATTAAAGTTACAAATGAACCTATTTCTTTAGCAGTTTCGAACTTAACAACACTTGGTTTTTCAGGATTTATATTTGGCCCTGCTGTAGTTGGTTATACCGCTAAAAATATTGGTCTCACGTTTAATATGTATGTGCTCTGTGTTTTTTGGGCGTTAAGTGCACTTTTTCTAATTCAAATGATGAAAGCTGATAAATAAAATCCTAGTGCTAGCTGATATAAACATTTACATATAATCTTTCCCAAATTCACAACCACTCGCTCCTTGTCATTAGTTAAATTTTACATGATCCAAATTATGCTTCAGCTCGGTTGAAATGATTGCTTAATCAACCAAGACATTGATACTTGAAGAATTAGACTATGGACCCACTGAAGGATAAGACTGGAACTAGGAAGACTACGAGGATCCATAAGCAACTGGGTGGCTATTCAGTCACCTGATTTATAGCAAGAACAACAGCATATGGAGGATAACAAATGGCAAATGCCCTGAAAGGTAAGACCCTAACTACCCTGACTGTTATTTTACAAAATGAAGAAGTCGCAGGGCGGTGGATCGATACTGTGAGCGTTCATCTTGAGCTCATGTAGGAGAAGAGTTATCAGGATGGTCCCTTGAAACTAATTCAATACTTTGTTTCTTCTGGACCAGAGTGGAAAGAAAGTGCCTCAT is a window of SAR324 cluster bacterium DNA encoding:
- a CDS encoding MFS transporter → MISSMQNMYLFLFTIGIYFVYIPWNLERLKIAETDLGLWLFIFGIFNLLSNQITGRLIAPKIGAKNIIIIGTIILSICPFLLVSVNSYSMFMLVALPFGIAIGFVFPTNQSLVSYIESKTNKIYTPLYQACMSAGSLSGALVAAYVIKKDIDPQITFAVMGIIILLSAIVVYFLGMPRVEENNDLVDKFKLPERKILIFGILLMMNFATLGIIIDWSSLWLTKDLMAPLFLGGLVIVFFNTGEIIARLMASFIINFFGERFVGGYLPILGSLILFLSILTSNLYIIIPALVLFGLFTANFISIVIRQAIKVTNEPISLAVSNLTTLGFSGFIFGPAVVGYTAKNIGLTFNMYVLCVFWALSALFLIQMMKADK